The nucleotide window GCGGTACTCATCGGACTCGCGCCCGTGTTGACCGCGGGCTTCGCGGCCGCGCTCCACCGGGGCGAGGGGCTCGACGGACCCCGAGTCGGCGGGATCCTGCTCGGCTTCCTCGGCGTCGCGGTCGTCGCGGGTATCGGTCCGGCCGGGTTCGCGGGCAGCGACGCGGGCGGGGTCGTCCTCGTGCTCGCGGGGGCCGCCGCGTTCGCGCTGGGAACCGTCCTCGCGCCCGAGGACGGGGCGCTTCCCCTCCGGACCGTCGAGGGCTGGGCGATGCTCGGCGGGGCAGGGTTGCTTCACGTCTGGGCCGCCGCACGCGGCGAATCGCTGGGCGAGGTCGCGTGGACGCCGGAGGCGCTCGCGGCGTTCGTCTACCTCGCGGTGCTCGCCGGCGCGGTCGCCTTCCTGGTGTACTTCCACCTGCTCTCGGCGATCGGGCCGACGGAGTTGAACCTCGTCGGCTACGTCGAACCGCTCGTCGCCGCCGGCGTCTCGTGGGCCGTGCTCGGCCAGGTGGTGGGTCCGCGCACGATGGCCGGGTTCGCCTGTATCCTCGCCGGCTTCGCGCTCGTGAAACACGCCGAACTCCGTCGGCTGGTCGGCGACGTCGGTACCCTCGCACGCGGCGCCTGAGCCGCCCCGGAACGGTTTTCCGCGACGCCCGGGTATCTCGGCCGTGAACCTCGAAGTCGTCGAGACGCCCGCCGGCGAGCTGTACGTCGACCGCGCGGACGGCGAGCGCGGCGCCGAAGCGCCGTTCTACCACGTGTACGCCGACCCCGACGGGGAAACCCGCTGGGGGTACTTCTGCGGGAACTGCGAGACTGTGAACAACGCGATGGACGCGATGGGACGGATCGAGTGCAACGAGTGCGGCAACATCCGGAAGCCCGAGGAGTGGGACGCGGCCCACGAGTAGGCGGGGGGACTCGGACCACGAGCGGACGGCCGGCGGTGGGGGTTCTCCAACCGGCGTCACGTCCGAGCCACCGGTGTTAACTCACAGCCGTGAGCAGGGGCCGTCATGCTCCTGCAGTCTGCAACGAGTCTGACGCGCAGCGCGCTGGTACAGTTCGTCGGTGACGTGCAGTCCGCGCTCCCGCAGGTGATCGCCGGAGCCGTCTTTCTCGTCGTCGCGATTGTGTTCGTCAAACTGCTGATGACGATCGTCCGGGCCGTGCTCGACAGGTCGTTCCCTGGCGAATCGCCGGTCTACCGGCAGTTCCTGGCGACGATCGTCGCCATCTTCCTCTGGTTCGGCGTCGGGCTCTCCTTCCTCTCGGTCGTCGGCCTCGACGGGATCGCCCAGTCGCTCGGCACGGCGGCCGGCTTCGTGGCCCTCGGCGTCTCCTACGCGACCTCCAGCATGATCGCCGACGCGGTAGCCGGCGTCTACCTCCTCCGGGACCCGGACTTCAACCCCGGCGATCGGGTCGACATCGACGGGACCGTCGGCGAGGTCCGGTCGATCGAACTCCGGAAGACCCGACTTACGGTCGAGGGCGATACGGTCGTCCGCGGGAACTCGGAGATCGAGCAGAAGTGGACGAAACTGAACGACGTGGACGTGCGGGACGCGACGTCCGACCCGACTCGACCCGAGGGCTCCCAGGGACACGGCGCGTCCGGGAAGTGAGAGTGCGAGTAGGTGGATGAGAGGGTGGACAGTCGGGTGATACTCAGACACACGATGTCCCACGAGGCTTATCTCTCCACGCTGCGAAGCCCGGCGTATGTTCGTGGGTCACGCCCTCCTCGCGTTCGCCCTCGTCGGCGCTCTCGCCGCCAGGGTGACCGATCCCCGGAGGGCCCTCGCGTACGGCGCCGTCGCGGCGGCGTTCGCCGCCGTGCCCGACGTCGACATCGGCTACGCGGTCGTGGGGCTGGGGGGCGCGCTCGGCGCCGGTCCGCTCGAACTCGCCTCGGCGTTCTGGGAGACCGGTAACGTCGTCCACCGCGCGGTGACACACTCGCTCGTCGTCGCCCCGGTGGCCGCGCTCGCCGCGGCGGCGTGGGTGGACGGTCGACGGCTCGCGCGGACGCTGGCGATCGTGCTCGCGGTACTGCTCGTCGCGGTCGCCACGGTCGCGACCGGCGCACTCGCCGGGGTCGTCACGTTCGCGTTCGCGGCGGCCTGTCTCGCGCTCGCGTCGGTCGTCGTCCGTCGGACCGACCTCGATCCGCGGGCGACGTTCTGTCTGGCCCTGGTCGGCCTCGCCACCCACCCGTTCGGCGACATGTTCACGGGTGAGCCGCCGGCGCTGTTCTACCCGCTCGCGTCGGTCCCCCTCGAGACCGTCTCGCTGCACCCGGATCCGACCCTCCACCTGCTCGCGGCGTTCGGTATCGAACTCGCGACGGTGTGGGCCGCGCTGCTGGTCTGGACCGGCCTCCGCGAGGGACGACGGCTCCCCCGCGTCGACGCCCGCGCGGCGACCGGTGCGGCCTACGCCGCGACCGCGTTCGTCATCCCGGCGCCGACGCTCGACGTCTCGTACCCGTTCGTGTTCAGCGTCCTCGCCGTCGGCCTGGTCGGCGTCGCGCCACGCGTCCGGTTCCGGTCGCGGACGTTCTCCCGACCCGGCCCCGAACGGGCGGTCTACACGGGGCTGACCGCGGTGACGGTCGCGGCCCTGGCGTACGCGGCGGCGTACGTGTCGCTGTTCGGGTAGTCCCCCGCGGCCGACGTCGGCAGCCGTCGTCGCGGACCTCCCGACGGAACCCCTTTTGTCATCCGGGTCACAACCGGATGCCATGCAACGAAGCGGGCTCCGCAACGTGGTCGAGGACCGCCGGCTCAACGCGGGCATGGGCTGGTTCGTCGTCATCTTCATGGCGGCCGTGGCCCTGGGCGAACTCCTCGGCGGCGAACCGGTGTGGGGCGTGTTCGTCCTGCTCGTCGTCGCCCTGGCGGTCGTCCCGCCGCTGGCGTTCCGTGATTCGACCGCGATGCTCCCCTGGGAGGTGCTACTGCTGGTCGCGCTACCCGCGATCGGCCGGGCGTTGGTCGCCGGCGAGACGGTCGCGGGCGTCTCCTTCACCGGGCGAGTGACGACGTACCTCGCGGTGGCGACGGTCGCGCTCATCGTCGCAGTGGAGATGGACGTGTTCACGCCCGTCCGGATGAGCCACAGTTTCGCGGTGTTCTTCGTCACCATCGCGACGATGGCCGCGGCCGGCCTCTGGGCGGTGCTCCAGTACGCCTCGGACCTGCTCCTCGGGACGGGGTTCCTGCTCCGGGGACGGCCCGAGGAGGTCGTCGAGCGGGCGCTCATGCTGGATTTCATCGCCGCGACCCTCGCAGGTCTCGCCGCGGGGCTGCTGTTCGAGTACTACTTCAGGCGCCGATCGAACGCCGACGTCCGCGTCCCCGTGGAGGTGCCGGAGCCGTGAACGTTCGCGACCGACTCGGCATCTCGGACGATACCCAGCGCCTGATAACGCGGCTCATGCAGCTCACGCTCGTGGGCCTGCTGTTCGTCGGGTTGGACCGGGGGGACACCGGCATCATGGTGAACGCGAGCGTCGGCCTCCTCGTGTCCTACCTCCCCGCGGTGCTCGAGCGGGAGTACGACCTCCCCATGGACGCCGGACTGACGCTCTGGATCACCTCGGCGGTGTTCCTCCACGCGATCGGTACCGTCGGCCTGCCGGGCGCCACGGGGAACTTCTACAACAACGTCTGGTGGTGGGACCACATGACCCACGCGCTCTCCTCGTCCGTCGTCGCCGCCACCGGCTACACCGTCACGCGGGCGATCGACAGGCACTCCGAGGCGGTGTACCTCCCCGACCGGTTCATGTTTGTGTTCATCCTCCTGTTCGTCCTCGCGTTCGGCGTGTTCTGGGAGGTCATCGAGTTCGCCATCGCCGAGACCGCCCATGCGCTCGGGACCGCTTCGGTGCTCACCCAGTACGGGCTGGAGGACACGCTGCTGGACCTCGTGTTCGACACCATCGGGGGGATAATCGTGGCCATCTGGGGGACGGCACACCTCACCGACCTCACCGGTGCGATCACGGATAGACTCGACGGGCGACGGTCGAGGTAGCGGGACGCGTCGGGGGCGCGTTCCGCCACCCGTTTTTTCCCGGTTGCGAGCGTACCGTCGACGCGATGGTGTTCAAGAAGATCACACTCATCGGGCAGAGCACGGAGAGTTTCGACGCGGCGGCCGACGACGCGATAGACCGCGCGGAGGAGACGCTCGACAACGTCCACTGGATCACGGTCGAGGAGTTCGGCGTCGAGGTCGCGTCGGTCGAGGGACGGGAGTACCAGGCCGAGGTCGAGGTGGCCTTCGAACTCGAGGACTAGCTCCTCGGGGCGCCGTTCTTCCAACCGGCGGCGCGTCAGTCCCGACGCGCGGGGCTGGAGGGAGCGTCGACGCCGCGTCCCTCGCCGACGTTGACCTCCGCGGTGCCGCTGGTATCGTCGAATACGAGGTGCTGGTGCGGGTACGGGATCGTCACGTCGACGTCCTCCTCGTTCAGCAGGCGCCAGACCTCGGTCTGGACCTTCGAGCGAACGGTGAGCAGCTTGTACGGCCGGTGCGCCCAGTAGCGGAGCCTGAGGTAGACGCCGTGATCGCCGAACTGGTCGATGTAACAGGTCGGTTTCGCGGGGTACCTGGCGGTACCGATGCGGATGTCCGGCCCGCCCTCGACGACGTCCTCGCAGTCCGAGGCGGCCCGTTCGATGAGCGACCGCGCCTTCGCCACGTCCGACTCGTAGCTGACGGCGACGTCGATGGAGAGGCGGGTGCGCTCGTCCTCCGCCGAGTAGTTCTTCACCATGTCGTCCCGGATGACCGAGTTCGGGATGACCGCGAACGTGTTGTCCATGGTCAGGATCTTCGTGAACCGGAGGGTGATGTCGTCGACGAACCCCGTGGTGCCGTCCGTGAGTTCGATCATGTCGCCGATCTCGTACGGCTGGTCCGCCAGCACGAACACCCCGTTGATGATCGACCCCACGATGGGCGCGAGGATGATACCGACCACCGCGGAGAACACACCGACCGACAGGACGATGTTGCCGAGTTCGATGCCGGCCGCACCGAGTCCGGTGAACGCGAACAGGAGGATGATCCCGAGACGGGTGGCGCGGAGCATCGTCTGGGCCACGCTCTGTCTGACGAACCGGCGGGCGATCGGCCTGCCGAGCAGGCGGACGACGTACTTCGAGAAAATCGCACCGAGGGCCACGAACAGGAGGAAGATGGCGGCGGGGGCGCCCGGGAACGCGAGGACCTCGTTGTAGAAGGCGTTCAACGATCCCTCCGTGATCCCCAACGCCTCGGGAATGCCAGTGGGCGTTTCGGTCCCCGTTTGCATACGACCGGCGAGGATGCCGCCGCGAAAAAGCGTTGCCTTCGGCAGGTGGACTGCACACCCCACCGCCCGCCGATCGTGCGTCCGGTGGAACTGCCCCCCTCCCGGTACCACTAACCCCGAGCCGGTCGTACCTATCCCCATGCCCGACACGCGCACGGACGGCGGCCCGTCGTTCCACGTCGATAGCACGTCGAAGCCGTCGAGTACCGTTCTGGCCGGGTTCTCCGGGTTCGGCCTGGCGGGCCTGACGGCCGTGGACTACCTGGTCGACCACCTCGAACTCGAACAGACGGGTCACATCCGCGCCGAGGGGCTACCGACCATCACCCCGTTCGAGGCGGGCCGCCCCCGGTACCCGACCCGGCTCTACTCGCGTCCCGACCTGGACGTGACCGTGCTCGTCGGGGAGCTGTTCGTCCCCGTCTCCATGGCCGATCCGTTCTCGAACGCGATCCTCCAGTGGACCGGGAAGAGCGACGTCACCGAGGTCGGCGTGCTGTCGGGCATCCCGTTCGCCCACGGCCCGGACGACCACCGGGCGTTCTACGTCGCCAGCGACGACTACGCCGCGAGGCACTTCGAGGGCGATGACGCGTCCCCCGTCCCCCCGATGGGGAACGGCTTCCTCGACGGGACGAACGCGGCACTGATGGCACGGGCCATGGAGTCCGACCTCGCCGTCGGCGTGTACGTCACGCCGGTCCACGCCGAGGTCCCGGATGTCGACGCGACCATCCGGCTCCTCGAGGCCGTCGAGGCGGTGTACGAACTCGGTATCGACACGGCGCCGCTGGAGGCGTTCGCGGAGCAGGTCCACCAGCACTACCAGAGCCTCGCCGAGCGCCTCGAGGCCGCCGCCGAAGAGGAACAACCGCTCGACCGGATGTACATGTGAGGCAGGCGCGGATGCGGCAGTGCCGACCGGAACCGGCACCCGCGACGATACTCGGCCGACGGGGATTCGAACCCGGGCGAAAGTGATTTATGGCAGTCATGTGACTTCGTTCCGGACTCCGGTTGTACTCGCGAGGTAGTAAATCACATATACCCTCGGCCGGAGGTGACGGTATGGCCGACGACCTGCGCTCGACGATGGAGCGCGTGGGAGAGCGATTCAACCTCGGCGAGTACGAGATCGACGCGTACCTCGCGGTGCTCGAGCGGGGCGAACTGACGGCGAGCGAGATCGCCAGCGAGACCGACATCCCGCAGCCGAGGGTGTACGACACCGTCCGGAGCCTCTCCGACCGCGGACTCGTGGAGCTCCGCGAGTCGCGACCGATGAAGATCGTGGCGGTCGACCCCGGCGAGGCGTTCGGCGACATCCGCTCGTCGCTCGCCGAGATGGTCGACGAACTGGAGGCCCGGTACACCGCGCCGACCCGCGACACGGAGGCAGTCTCGCTCGTGAAGTCGCGCTCGACGATCCTCCGGTACCTGGAGGAGGTCATCGAGCAGGCCGAGTACGAACTCACCATCTCGCTCACGCCCGACCTGCTCCGTCGCTTCCGCGAGACGCTCTCGGACCGGGTCTCGGAGGGGATCGCGATCGAACTGCTCGTGACACCAGCCTCGCGCGCGCCGTCGCCCGCCGAGTTCGACTACGAGGCGGTGGCGACGGAGGTCCGCGGCCGTCGCGGCATCACCACGCCCGTCATCGCAGTCGCCGACGGGGAGTACTCGGTGTACGCGACCCAGGACGCGCTGCGCGACGACCGCGACCGCTACGGCGTCATCTTCAACCGCTCCGCGCTGGGCTTCCTGGTCTCGGGGTTCTTCGGGACGGTGCTGTGGAGCACCGCCGAGAGTATCGCGGTCGACGGCCAGGGACGGCCGTTCCCTCGGACGTACGCCTCCATCCGTCGGGCCGTGAAGGACGTCCACGAACTCGACGGGGACTTCCGCGCGGTCATCACGGGGCGCAACGTGGAGACGGGCAACGAGGTCCGCGTCGAGGGGCCGGTCGTCGAGTACGAGTTCGACCCCTCCGAGCAGGTCGCCTCCATCTCGGTGGAGGACCCCGAGGGGGGCCGGGTCAGCATCGGCGGACTCGTCGCCGCCTTCGAGGACATCGAGGGTCAGGAGATCCGTCTCGACCGGGGCTGAGCCCGTCTCCGAACGTTTTTGCGACCGAACGGCACATCACTTGGACCCGTCGCCTCACGCCACACCCTGTCATACGCTAACGGGCCTCTCCAATGACTTATCCGTGTAACGTACGAAATAGGACCGTGAGTGAAGAACGCGGGCGGCGGAATCTCCGCATGCCCAACAGCGATCAGGTGTTCGCCGTCGTGACCGAACACCTCGGGGGGAACCACGTCCGGCTCCGGTGTGCGGACGGCGAGGAGCGGATGGGGCGGATCCCCGGCCGAATGAAGTACCGCACGTGGATCAACGAGGGAGACGTCGTCATCGCGGAGCCGTGGGACTGGCAGGACGAGAAGGCCAACATCGAGTGGCGCTACACGAGCGAGGACGCCCAGCAGCTCCGCGAAGAAGGCCACATCGACTGACGCTGATTTCGGCCGGCGGAACCGACGCGACTCCCGAGTGATCCTCCCCAGATAGCCGCGGCTCCGAGTCGATTTTCGAGGCAGAATCGCACTACGTAGCGGGACAACCCCCTCCGAGAGCGTCGACTACACCTCGACGACGAACGGTGCGAACTCGCCGGCGCGACCGGCCATCGCCCCGAGGAGGTCCGCCACGGCGACGAGGTCCTCGGTGTCGATCACCTCGACCGGCGTGTGCATGTACCGGTTCGGCAGGCCGACGTTGAGCGACGGGACGCCGCCGCGGCTGGTGAACACCGCGTCGGCGTCGGTGCCGGTGCGCCCGCCCGCCGCCTGTAACTGCACCTCGATGCCCTCGGCGGCGGCGCTCTCCCGGGCGAGCTCGACGACGCGCGGGTGGTTCGCGCTGCCGCGACCGACGACGGGGCCGTCCCCGAGGGTGACTGGTCCGGTGTTCTTCTTGGCAACGTCGGGGTTGTCGGTCGCGTGGGTCACGTCGACGGCGACGTAGGCGTCCGGCGCGAGGTCGAACCCGACCATCTTCGCGCCGTTCAGGCCGACCTCCTCCTGCACCGTCGAGACGGCGTACACGGTGGCGTCGACGTCGGCCTCGACGGCGCGGCGGAGCCCCTCCGCCGCCGCCCACGTCCCGACGCGGTTGTCCATCCCGCGGGCGCTCACCCGCGTTCCGTGGAGGTCGAACACGGTGGTCGAGAACGTGACGGGGTCCCCGACCTCGACCAGTTCGCGTGCCTCCTCGGCGCTTTCCGCGCCCACGTCGACGAACTGCTCCCGCACGTCCTCGAACGTGTCCTCGTCCTCCTCGCGGAGGTGGATGGCCGTCTGCCCGATCACGCCCTGGACGGGCTCGTCGGCGTGGACCGTGACGTGCTGGCCTTTGGAGACTGTCCGGTCGGAACCGCCGACGCGGTCGAGTCTGAGGAACCCGTCCTCTAGTACGTCCCGGACGATGAACCCGATCTCGTCGGCGTGGCCGCCGAAGGCGAT belongs to Halorarum halophilum and includes:
- a CDS encoding DMT family transporter, translated to MNWNFRAVHPAALFALLAALWGGSFVWIEVGLDYFPPLSFAALRYDVAGLLVIAYAYATVDRWRPRGEEWLPVAVTAIFVIAAYHGLLFLGIEHVSGAVAAVLIGLAPVLTAGFAAALHRGEGLDGPRVGGILLGFLGVAVVAGIGPAGFAGSDAGGVVLVLAGAAAFALGTVLAPEDGALPLRTVEGWAMLGGAGLLHVWAAARGESLGEVAWTPEALAAFVYLAVLAGAVAFLVYFHLLSAIGPTELNLVGYVEPLVAAGVSWAVLGQVVGPRTMAGFACILAGFALVKHAELRRLVGDVGTLARGA
- the eif1A gene encoding translation initiation factor eIF-1A, whose product is MSEERGRRNLRMPNSDQVFAVVTEHLGGNHVRLRCADGEERMGRIPGRMKYRTWINEGDVVIAEPWDWQDEKANIEWRYTSEDAQQLREEGHID
- a CDS encoding mechanosensitive ion channel domain-containing protein, whose protein sequence is MLLQSATSLTRSALVQFVGDVQSALPQVIAGAVFLVVAIVFVKLLMTIVRAVLDRSFPGESPVYRQFLATIVAIFLWFGVGLSFLSVVGLDGIAQSLGTAAGFVALGVSYATSSMIADAVAGVYLLRDPDFNPGDRVDIDGTVGEVRSIELRKTRLTVEGDTVVRGNSEIEQKWTKLNDVDVRDATSDPTRPEGSQGHGASGK
- a CDS encoding zinc-binding metallopeptidase family protein, with the protein product MNDDRRAFLESLLETPSPSGFETAGQRVWTEYVREFADDVRTDAYGNAVGVHDGSGDGPSIAFGGHADEIGFIVRDVLEDGFLRLDRVGGSDRTVSKGQHVTVHADEPVQGVIGQTAIHLREEDEDTFEDVREQFVDVGAESAEEARELVEVGDPVTFSTTVFDLHGTRVSARGMDNRVGTWAAAEGLRRAVEADVDATVYAVSTVQEEVGLNGAKMVGFDLAPDAYVAVDVTHATDNPDVAKKNTGPVTLGDGPVVGRGSANHPRVVELARESAAAEGIEVQLQAAGGRTGTDADAVFTSRGGVPSLNVGLPNRYMHTPVEVIDTEDLVAVADLLGAMAGRAGEFAPFVVEV
- a CDS encoding mechanosensitive ion channel family protein, whose amino-acid sequence is MQTGTETPTGIPEALGITEGSLNAFYNEVLAFPGAPAAIFLLFVALGAIFSKYVVRLLGRPIARRFVRQSVAQTMLRATRLGIILLFAFTGLGAAGIELGNIVLSVGVFSAVVGIILAPIVGSIINGVFVLADQPYEIGDMIELTDGTTGFVDDITLRFTKILTMDNTFAVIPNSVIRDDMVKNYSAEDERTRLSIDVAVSYESDVAKARSLIERAASDCEDVVEGGPDIRIGTARYPAKPTCYIDQFGDHGVYLRLRYWAHRPYKLLTVRSKVQTEVWRLLNEEDVDVTIPYPHQHLVFDDTSGTAEVNVGEGRGVDAPSSPARRD
- a CDS encoding proteasome assembly chaperone family protein codes for the protein MPDTRTDGGPSFHVDSTSKPSSTVLAGFSGFGLAGLTAVDYLVDHLELEQTGHIRAEGLPTITPFEAGRPRYPTRLYSRPDLDVTVLVGELFVPVSMADPFSNAILQWTGKSDVTEVGVLSGIPFAHGPDDHRAFYVASDDYAARHFEGDDASPVPPMGNGFLDGTNAALMARAMESDLAVGVYVTPVHAEVPDVDATIRLLEAVEAVYELGIDTAPLEAFAEQVHQHYQSLAERLEAAAEEEQPLDRMYM
- the trmB gene encoding HTH-type sugar sensing transcriptional regulator TrmB, which produces MADDLRSTMERVGERFNLGEYEIDAYLAVLERGELTASEIASETDIPQPRVYDTVRSLSDRGLVELRESRPMKIVAVDPGEAFGDIRSSLAEMVDELEARYTAPTRDTEAVSLVKSRSTILRYLEEVIEQAEYELTISLTPDLLRRFRETLSDRVSEGIAIELLVTPASRAPSPAEFDYEAVATEVRGRRGITTPVIAVADGEYSVYATQDALRDDRDRYGVIFNRSALGFLVSGFFGTVLWSTAESIAVDGQGRPFPRTYASIRRAVKDVHELDGDFRAVITGRNVETGNEVRVEGPVVEYEFDPSEQVASISVEDPEGGRVSIGGLVAAFEDIEGQEIRLDRG
- a CDS encoding DUF5816 domain-containing protein, with product MNLEVVETPAGELYVDRADGERGAEAPFYHVYADPDGETRWGYFCGNCETVNNAMDAMGRIECNECGNIRKPEEWDAAHE
- a CDS encoding metal-dependent hydrolase; the encoded protein is MFVGHALLAFALVGALAARVTDPRRALAYGAVAAAFAAVPDVDIGYAVVGLGGALGAGPLELASAFWETGNVVHRAVTHSLVVAPVAALAAAAWVDGRRLARTLAIVLAVLLVAVATVATGALAGVVTFAFAAACLALASVVVRRTDLDPRATFCLALVGLATHPFGDMFTGEPPALFYPLASVPLETVSLHPDPTLHLLAAFGIELATVWAALLVWTGLREGRRLPRVDARAATGAAYAATAFVIPAPTLDVSYPFVFSVLAVGLVGVAPRVRFRSRTFSRPGPERAVYTGLTAVTVAALAYAAAYVSLFG
- a CDS encoding dodecin, translating into MVFKKITLIGQSTESFDAAADDAIDRAEETLDNVHWITVEEFGVEVASVEGREYQAEVEVAFELED